In Oryza brachyantha chromosome 1, ObraRS2, whole genome shotgun sequence, the following are encoded in one genomic region:
- the LOC102706228 gene encoding protein LATERAL ORGAN BOUNDARIES-like isoform X2, protein MASSSSTNNSAISTVVASGAATTTPGAGSPCAACKFLRRKCLPGCVFAPYFPPEEPQKFANVHKVFGASNVTKLLNELLPHQREDAVSSLAYEAEARVKDPVYGCVGAISVLQRQVHRLQKELDAAHAELLRYACGEVGIPTALPVTAAPRLAAAMPAPGQLAAVSAGMYGSRRLGVVDGGGIAPPSPHAGCYYARNNNAGSIGADVAPVLPYASVANWTVNAISTTTTNSGSESIGMDHKEGGDSSM, encoded by the coding sequence ATGGCATCCTCGTCGAGCACCAACAACTCCGCCATCTCCACGGTGGTTGCgtcgggggcggcgacgacgacgccggggGCCGGATCACCGTGCGCGGCGTGCAAGTTCCTGCGGCGGAAGTGCCTGCCGGGCTGCGTGTTCGCGCCATACTTCCCGCCGGAGGAGCCGCAGAAGTTCGCGAACGTGCACAAGGTGTTCGGCGCCAGCAACGTCACCAAGCTTCTCAACGAGCTGCTGCCGCACCAGCGGGAGGACGCCGTGAGCTCGCTCGCCtacgaggcggaggcgcgcgtcAAGGACCCCGTCTACGGCTGCGTTGGCGCCATCTCCGTGCTCCAGCGCCAGGTCCACCGCCTCCAGAAGGAGCTCGACGCCGCGCACGCCGAGCTCCTCCGCTACGCCTGCGGCGAAGTCGGCATCCCCACGGCGCTccccgtcaccgccgccccgAGGCTCGCCGCGGCAATGCCGGCCCCCGGCCAGCTCGCCGCTGTCAGCGCCGGCATGTACGGCTCCCGGAGGCTCGGGGTCGTAGACGGCGGCGGGATAGCGCCGCCTTCACCTCACGCCGGGTGCTACTACGCGCGGAACAACAACGCTGGAAGCATCGGCGCTGACGTGGCGCCAGTCCTACCTTACGCTTCCGTTGCTAATTGGACCGTGAACGCCAttagcaccaccaccaccaactcaGGATCAGAGAGCATCGGGATGGATCACAAGGAAGGAGGAGACAGCAGCATGTGA
- the LOC102706228 gene encoding protein LATERAL ORGAN BOUNDARIES-like isoform X1: MRDDQLFSINQSIANILCFDNQRAALQAQVQLASSAEMASSSSTNNSAISTVVASGAATTTPGAGSPCAACKFLRRKCLPGCVFAPYFPPEEPQKFANVHKVFGASNVTKLLNELLPHQREDAVSSLAYEAEARVKDPVYGCVGAISVLQRQVHRLQKELDAAHAELLRYACGEVGIPTALPVTAAPRLAAAMPAPGQLAAVSAGMYGSRRLGVVDGGGIAPPSPHAGCYYARNNNAGSIGADVAPVLPYASVANWTVNAISTTTTNSGSESIGMDHKEGGDSSM, translated from the exons ATGAGAGATGATCAGCTATTCTCAATCAACCAAAGCATCGCCAATATACTGTGTTTCGACAATCAACGTGCGGCTCTGCAGGCGCAG gtacagctagctagctcggcGGAAATGGCATCCTCGTCGAGCACCAACAACTCCGCCATCTCCACGGTGGTTGCgtcgggggcggcgacgacgacgccggggGCCGGATCACCGTGCGCGGCGTGCAAGTTCCTGCGGCGGAAGTGCCTGCCGGGCTGCGTGTTCGCGCCATACTTCCCGCCGGAGGAGCCGCAGAAGTTCGCGAACGTGCACAAGGTGTTCGGCGCCAGCAACGTCACCAAGCTTCTCAACGAGCTGCTGCCGCACCAGCGGGAGGACGCCGTGAGCTCGCTCGCCtacgaggcggaggcgcgcgtcAAGGACCCCGTCTACGGCTGCGTTGGCGCCATCTCCGTGCTCCAGCGCCAGGTCCACCGCCTCCAGAAGGAGCTCGACGCCGCGCACGCCGAGCTCCTCCGCTACGCCTGCGGCGAAGTCGGCATCCCCACGGCGCTccccgtcaccgccgccccgAGGCTCGCCGCGGCAATGCCGGCCCCCGGCCAGCTCGCCGCTGTCAGCGCCGGCATGTACGGCTCCCGGAGGCTCGGGGTCGTAGACGGCGGCGGGATAGCGCCGCCTTCACCTCACGCCGGGTGCTACTACGCGCGGAACAACAACGCTGGAAGCATCGGCGCTGACGTGGCGCCAGTCCTACCTTACGCTTCCGTTGCTAATTGGACCGTGAACGCCAttagcaccaccaccaccaactcaGGATCAGAGAGCATCGGGATGGATCACAAGGAAGGAGGAGACAGCAGCATGTGA
- the LOC102706690 gene encoding protein RST1 has translation MAASFAAAGAGAAALGRLVDRTRVPDPALQRHAVAAFFRHLLALPAPLPSPAHDALSSLLASPHPAVAAHAAASVARLAASRADLLPHDLALPLLLAPLSAAPSPRLAACFVKAVSALVSCALRSGPAAPRFPPHDHPFVQALASGADGARAELPRQAARMVAEGQQGVLGFLRPFVMFAAVRKGDTAFVKDLIGALAAAAVAAPKPDSTVPLLKLLAECLLHFGRGDGEEVRLWLSSVECLVDAYVVLLRKLTHAQMTTYDAQASSVELIEMLLSQCSLHHQFMGNASVVLGLSKHLFLTQKDLGLCYLPEISVVLSSLAFILSGLEFEHEQLAGLKLLAFLIEWRHENALRTNEAVHGFSEEIICVLPVINLVISPSKSVKSVASRVLSRFRLLVLDLLAPCSPEQQDTSVVHHISNPTSILPKLVHHLWFQSSSSGFMFTKYITSRGIAESAGNLIETNYCTNQINNYLLALRKEKLTLDNLYSKKIPSVAISSLLSSAVSVLVLHPKIGTCAAQSLGLLGAVDPKLAMPLLVLILFYNKVLYSNNDCNTYILLSLLESLPSLVVHGFVLPLALQLILPMLKEDVKSVLYAIAVRLLCRTWTVTDWAFQNLQGILDPENFSNFINDREVSTSIAASVRDVCKQNPDRGVDLILSVAACIESRDSVVQALGLESLSYLCEEDLVDFYTAWKVISKQLVDFSINPTVSHGLCILLRWGAMDAEAYPGTSKQLIQTLWSIRTHREENSDPLWVKTRGTAFHSLSHYKISLIKEAIPDFSRINYECFTNERNLEVLKAMENFQAKIIKFEHINRRRLATDKITTVHKFEKLLEAFPQAVFKEKSAHHRLPGAALLTLNFTPKDILHEGKSKDLPRVHASYEQALGEMAESMYISRNMVVALLALHSWKSFVSNWMQAVMACLDTKESSKSNKALKVADDIFKILCKRVPVSTPRVVVNIAFAIGALCSVVPATAHLVISSASDFLLRWLFQYEHEHQQWSAALSLGLISNCFHPTDKRSKLQVINGLLEVISKTESYLVKGACGLGLGYCCQVLLARADNSAGLELEAAAQLTERASVEEILHTLTSSLVQLCPFSCFSLKKLSICGIRSLEGVEEKHVSLDDDPWAVAGLVLGLGNSVVSLYRLGAYEAVIEVKNILISWIPDVDSSSVLFEENDSASLCMGSCLALPSVVAFCQKVELLNDDLDALFNRYTSLATELLSLKKPGTVFQNLLMAICIGAGSFLSCILNDGVHAMKFTDVKNLLDTLKHVYTQPYPPLVHLGGMFGTVNAFGAGAGDLTDICWQPTNSQIKHEKESSLVRGPVLTSPVGETLSTSMIQEIFLLAKDAEDGHIQDYAAWAISFLRGRWLLKNKNIYDDDCSQRSSSDSNQSTSFSDESLVWNLSLWLRDLNFEKPDNILSASTVATVLRCLSKAPRLPAIDWGVIVRRCMKVEAHISDKLTNRHDSKLLREECLYLSLAQASHISPLLHFIDDLTDLPRFRRLEINLQSIFLQYLSHLMKLFSHSRLDKLYEDLIEYLYSPTSSYLDYSSEQRSMLRTSFWTGIRNCLVEDVSEMSSGFSCIKKCIESLSPLLSLHKDGHPEFIEEWSAAIKCLTVAQKILFGDMLKVEISSSLSEVERIDVARKIIIRARMCASSCGSVDELGNVKTTILSTRLDGVWWNVLVEVAVSVHYADSHIKRQWLLDALDIGCVTVYPSTVLSFVGLLCGSCCIYMPLLIVNPTNVLSDLPVTLPSFLSSSIWDDLRNSVADKLWLLTTRIYVWAEQLTHGLGLAGHDHIHGSEAAKAVFLANILRYTCIAVEDHLAVEKKLKLGNLEAL, from the exons atggccgcctccttcgccgccgcgggggcgggggcggcggcgttggggCGCCTCGTCGACCGCACCCGCGTCCCCGACCCCGCGCTGCAGCGGCACGCCGTCGCGGCCTTCTTCCGCCACCTCCTAGCCCTGCCCgcgcccctcccctcccccgcgCACGACGCGCTCTCCTCGCTCCTCGCGTCGCCGCACCCCGCCGTGGCGGCCCACGCCGCGGCCTCCGTCGCccggctcgccgcctcccgcgccgACCTCCTCCCCCACGACCTCGccctcccgctcctcctcgcgcccctctccgccgccccatccccgcgcctcgccgcctgcTTCGTCAAGGCAGTCTCCGCGCTCGTCTCCTGCGCGCTTCGCTCCGgcccggccgcgccgcgcttCCCGCCCCACGATCACCCCTTCGTCCAGGCGCTCGCCTCGGGGGccgacggcgcgcgcgcggagcTGCCGCGGCAGGCAGCCAGGATGGTCGCAGAGGGGCAACAGggggttttagggtttttgaGGCCATTCGTGATGTTTGCTGCGGTGAGGAAGGGAGACACTGCGTTCGTGAAGGATTTGATCGGCGCACTGGCCGCGGCGGCTGTTGCAGCGCCAAAGCCGGATTCTACAGTGCCATTGCTGAAATTGCTTGCGGAGTGCTTGCTGCATTTTGGCCGTGGGGATGGCGAG GAAGTGCGACTCTGGCTTAGTTCTGTGGAGTGCTTGGTGGATGCTTATGTGGTATTATTGAGGAAGTTAACTCATGCTCAGATG ACAACTTATGATGCCCAAGCAAGTAGTGTGGAGTTGATAGAAATGCTTCTTTCACAATGTTCACTTCATCACCAATTTATGGGAAATGCTTCTGTAGTACTTGGATTATCAAAACATTTGTTTTTGACGCAAAAGGATCTTGGTTTATGCTATCTGCCAGAGATTTCTGTTGTTCTCAGCTCTCTTGCTTTCATTCTCAGTGGGCTGGAGTTTGAACATGAGCAACTGGCTGGCTTGAAACTTCTGGCCTTTTTGATTGAGTGGAGACATGAAAATg CACTCAGAACAAATGAAGCAGTACATGGCTTTAGTGAGGAGATTATTTGTGTTCTACCAGTTATCAACCTTGTTATATCTCCATCTAAATCTGTCAAATCAGTGGCATCTCGTGTTCTATCAAGATTTCGCTTGCTTGTTTTAGATTTGCTGGCACCTTGTTCACCAGAGCAACAGGACACCTCAGTGGTTCACCACATAAGCAACCCTACATCTATTCTTCCTAAACTTGTACACCATCTATGGTTTCAG TCGTCTTCATCAGGATTCatgtttacaaaatatataactagcAGGGGTATAGCTGAGTCTGCAGGAAATTTGATCGAGACAAACTATTgtacaaatcaaataaacaattaTCTGTTAGCCCTTCGCAAGGAAAAGCTTACACTGGATAACCTGTATTCGAAGAAGATACCATCAG TAGCAATATCATCTCTGCTAAGCTCTGCAGTATCTGTTTTGGTACTGCACCCAAAAATTGGTACTTGTGCTGCTCAGTCCTTGGGTCTTCTTGGTGCAGTGGACCCAAAATTGGCTATGCCATTGTTGGTACTTATCCTCTTCTATAACAAGGTCTTGTACAGTAACAATGACTGCAACACATATATCTTG CTTAGTTTGCTAGAGTCATTGCCATCACTTGTTGTACATGGTTTTGTGCTTCCACTCGCACTGCAGTTGATATTACCAATGCTTAAAGAGGATGTAAAATC GGTACTATATGCTATAGCTGTTCGACTGCTTTGCAGGACGTGGACTGTCACTGATTGGGCATTCCAAAACTTGCAA GGAATACTGGATcctgaaaatttttccaaTTTCATTAATGACAGAGAAGTTTCCACAAGTATTGCTGCATCAGTGCGTGATGTGTGCAAGCAGAACCCAGATAGAGGTGTTGATCTCATATTATCTGTCGCG GCTTGTATTGAGAGTCGTGATTCTGTTGTTCAAGCTCTTGGCCTGGAGAGCCTCTCCTATCTCTGTGAAGAAGATCTAGTTG ATTTCTACACTGCCTGGAAAGTTATATCAAAGCAGCTGGTTGATTTTTCGATCAATCCTACTGTTTCCCATGG CTTATGCATTCTATTGAGATGGGGAGCAATGGATGCTGAAGCATATCCTGGAACATCAAAACAGTTGATACAAACATTGTGGAGCATTAGAACTCACAGGGAGGAAAATTCTGACCCTCTCTGGGTTAAAACAAGAGGAACTGCTTTTCACTCCTTGTCCCACTATAAG ATATCGCTTATTAAAGAAGCTATTCCTGATTTCTCACGAATAAATTATGAATGCTTTACCAATGAACGAAATCTTGAGGTTCTGAAAGCAATGGAGAACTTTCAAGCCAAGATTATCAAATTTGAGCACAT TAACCGTCGTCGTTTGGCTACAGATAAAATAACCACTGTTCATAAATTTGAGAAACTACTGGAGGCTTTCCCTCAGGCTGTATTTAAAG AAAAGTCAGCACATCATCGGTTGCCTGGTGCAGCTCTTCTAACTCTCAATTTTACCCCTAAGGATATCCTTCATGAAGGGAAATCTAAG GATTTGCCTAGAGTTCATGCTTCATATGAGCAAGCATTAGGGGAGATGGCTGaatctatgtatatatcaaGAAATATGGTGGTAGCTCTTCTTGCATTGCATTCATGgaaatcatttgtttcaaattgGATGCAAGCAGTTATGGCTTGTCTTGACACTAAAGAATCCTCAAAGTCGAACAAAGCTTTGAAAGTAGCTGATGATATATTTAAG ATTCTGTGCAAGCGTGTTCCTGTATCTACTCCTAGAGTTGTTGTTAACATTGCTTTTGCTATTGGAGCATTGTGCTCG GTCGTTCCTGCAACAGCCCATCTAGTAATCTCTTCTGCATCAGATTTTCTTTTGAGATGGCTATTCCAATATGAGCATGAACATCAACAGTGGTCTGCGGCTCTTTCTCTGGGACTAATATCAAATTGTTTTCATCCCACTGACAAAAGGAGCAAGCTTCAGGTTATCAATGGACTCCTTGAG GTAATCTCAAAAACTGAAAGCTACCTGGTGAAAGGAGCTTGTGGACTGGGATTGGGCTATTGTTGCCAAGTTCTTTTAGCCAGAGCAGATAACTCAGCCGGATTAGAATTAGAAGCAGCTGCACAACTTACTGAGCGTGCATCAGTTGAAGAAATTCTTCACACTTTGACATCTTCATTAGTTCAGCTATGTCCATTCTCATGCTTTTCTCTCAAGAAATTAAGTATTTGTGGAATAAGATCCTTGGAAGGAGTGGAAGAAAAACATGTTAGCTTAGATGATGATCCTTGGGCTGTTGCAGGACTTGTTCTTGGCCTGGGAAACTCTGTTGTTTCCCTATATAGGCTTGGAGCTTATGAAGCTGTTATTGAAGTCAAGAATATATTGATATCATGGATACCAGATGTTGATTCTAGCTCGGTGTTATTTGAGGAAAATGATTCAGCATCCCTATGTATGGGCTCTTGTCTAGCCCTTCCATCTGTTGTAGCTTTTTGCCAGAAAGTGGAATTGTTGAATGATGACCTGGATGCTCTGTTCAATCGCTACACTTCTTTAGCCACTGAGCTCCTGAGCCTTAAGAAACCTGGAACTGTCTTTCAGAATTTGCTGATGGCTATCTGTATCGGGGCTGGATCTTTCCTGTCTTGCATATTGAATGATGGGGTGCATGCTATGAAATTTACTGATGTTAAAAATCTTCTTGATACTCTTAAACACGTATATACCCAACCATATCCTCCTCTTGTCCATTTAGGGGGCATGTTTGGTACTGTCAATGCTTttggtgctggtgctggagACCTCACTGATATCTGTTGGCAACCAACAAATTCACAAATTAAGCATGAAAAG GAGTCATCTTTGGTGAGAGGTCCTGTACTCACAAGTCCTGTTGGTGAGACTCTTTCGACGTCAATGATTCAGGAGATATTTCTTCTTGCTAAGGATGCTGAGGATGGCCACATACAAGATTATGCTGCATGGGCTATTTCATTTCTTAGAGGCAGATGGCTATTAAAGAATAAGAATATTTATGATGATGATTGTTCTCAAAGAAGTTCTAGTGATTCTAATCAATCCACAAGTTTTTCTGATGAAAGCTTAGTGTGGAACTTAAGTTTGTGGTTGAGAGATCTTAACTTCGAAAAG CCTGATAATATTTTGTCAGCAAGTACAGTCGCAACCGTTTTGAGATGCCTTTCCAAAGCTCCTAGACTTCCAGCTATAGACTGGGGGGTTATTGTGCGGCGGTGCATGAAAGTTGAGGCGCACATTTCTGATAAGTTGACGAATCGTCATGATTCTAAATTATTAAGGGAAGAATGCCTATATCTTTCCCTAGCTCAAGCAAGTCATATCAGTCCCCTTCTGCACTTTATTGATGATCTGACAGACTTACCCAGATTCAGGagattagaaataaatttgCAGTCAATTTTTCTCCAATATTTATCACACCTAATGAAACTCTTCTCTCACTCAAGATTAGATAAATTGTATGAGGATTTAATTGAGTACTTGTATTCCCCCACGTCTTCGTACTTGGATTACTCATCTGAGCAGAGAAGCATGTTAAGAACTTCATTCTGGACGGGCATTCGCAATTGTCTGGTGGAGGATGTGTCTGAAATGTCTAGTGGTTTCTCATGTATTAAGAAATGCATTGAAAGCTTGTCACCTCTCCTGAGTCTCCATAAAGATGGTCATCCTGAATTCATAGAGGAGTGGTCTGCTGCTATCAAATGTCTTACAGTGGCccagaaaattttgtttggtgaTATGCTGAAG GTTGAAATTTCGTCATCCTTGAGCGAAGTAGAGCGTATTGATGTGGCCAGAAAGATAATCATCAGGGCAAGAATGTGTGCTAGCAGTTGTGGTTCTGTGGATGAGCTGGGGAACGTAAAGACTACTATACTGAGTACAAGGCTTGATG GTGTCTGGTGGAATGTCCTTGTTGAGGTTGCTGTTTCTGTACATTATGCTGACAGTCATATAAAAAGACAGTGGCTTCTCGATGCTTTGGATATTGGCTGTGTTACAGTTTATCCCTCCACG GTACTCAGTTTTGTTGGCCTACTTTGTGGTAGctgctgcatatatatgccaCTTCTCATTGTTAACCCAACAAATGTACTAAGTGACTTGCCTGTCACCCTGCCTTCCTTTCTCTCTAGCAGCATTTGGGATGACCTCAGGAATTCTGTCGCTGATAAGCTATGGTTGTTGACCACTCGCATCTATGTTTGGGCAGAACAATTGACTCACGGTTTGGGCCTAGCAGGCCACGACCATATTCATGGAAGTGAAGCTGCTAAGGCAGTTTTTCTTGCCAATATTTTGCGGTATACTTGCATTGCAGTGGAAGATCACTTAGCTGTTGAAAAGAAGCTAAAGCTTGGAAACCTGGAGGCTCTATGA
- the LOC102704576 gene encoding tryptophan aminotransferase-related protein 2-like translates to MAALRVGTRAVEGRFQGNGNGGGGGGVAPSVRLLAANRDGKPRGSHSAAPGKLRRRGGPMPLWRVAVFASVALNVATLALLLHHYATSPPPPPQHHSHDDAAPAARISSGSAGAARTTASSMAPSTGKPAVTPDSVINLDHGDPTMFEAFWRETGDAAELVIPGWQTMSYFSDVTNVCWFLEPELDRQVRRLHRTVGNAAVDGYHVLVGTGSTQLFMAALYALAPDAAVAGQPVSVVSTAPYYSSYPAVTDFLRSGLFRWAGDADTFAGDSYIELVCSPNNPDGAIREAVLASRTGNGRAVHDLAYYWPQYTPITKRADHDIMLFTVSKSTGHAGTRIGWALVKDTAIARKMTKFVELNTIGVSKDSQMRAAKVLAAVSEGYERRPEQPKGTVTPPPPPPRLFDFGRRKMVERWSMLRAAAAASGIFSLPDETSGYCNFTNQTAATNPAFAWLRCDREDVEDCASFLRGHKILTRSGAQFGADPRYVRVSMLDRDDAFLIFVNRLASLG, encoded by the exons ATGGCGGCATTACGGGTGGGGACGAGGGCGGTGGAAGGGAGGTTCCAAGGGAACgggaacggcggcggtggcggtggcgtggcGCCCTCGGTGCGCCTCCTCGCGGCGAACCGTGACGGGAAGCCGAGGGGCAGCCACTCGGCCGCGCCGGGGAAGCTcaggcggcgaggcgggccCATGCCGCTGTGGCGCGTCGCCGTCTTCGCCTCCGTCGCATTGAACGTCGCCAccctcgccctcctcctccaccactacgccacctctcctcctcctcctcctcaacaCCACAGCCACGACGACGCCGCACCCGCAGCACGCATCAGCTCGGGAAGCGCCGGAGCCGcgcggacgacggcgtcgtcgaTGGCGCCGTCGACCGGCAAGCCGGCGGTGACGCCGGACTCCGTCATCAACCTCGACCA CGGGGACCCGACCATGTTCGAGGCGTTCTGGCGGGAgaccggcgacgcggcggagctGGTCATCCCGGGGTGGCAGACGATGAGCTACTTCTCCGACGTCACCAACGTCTGCTGGTTCCTCGAGCCGGAGCTCGACCGCCAGgtgcgccgcctccaccgcacCGTCGGcaacgccgccgtcgacggctACCACGTCCTCGTCGGCACCGGCTCCACGCAGCTCTTCATGGCCGCGCTCTACGCCCTCgcccccgacgccgccgtcgccggccagcCCGTCAGCGTCGTCTCCACGGCGCCATATTACTCG TCATACCCGGCCGTGACGGACTTCCTCCGGTCGGGGCTCTTCCGGTgggccggcgacgccgacaCGTTCGCCGGCGACTCCTACATCGAGCTGGTGTGCTCGCCGAACAACCCCGACGGCGCCATCCGCGAGGCTGTTCTTGCTTCCAGGACCGGCAATGGCAGGGCGGTCCACGACCTGGCCTACTACTGGCCGCAGTACACGCCCATCACCAAGCGTGCCGACCATGACATCATGCTCTTCACCGTGTCCAAGAGCACCGGGCATGCCGGCACCAGGATCGG GTGGGCGTTGGTGAAGGACACGGCGATCGCGAGGAAGATGACCAAGTTCGTGGAGCTGAACACGATCGGGGTGTCCAAGGACTCGCAGATGCGAGCCGCCAAGGTGCTCGCGGCCGTCTCCGAAGGCTAcgagcggcggccggagcaGCCGAAGGGGACGGtgacccctcctcctccgcctccacgtCTGTTCGACTTCGGGCGGCGGAAGATGGTGGAGCGGTGGAGCAtgctgcgcgccgccgccgccgcctccggaaTCTTCAGCCTCCCCGACGAGACCTCCGGTTACTGCAACTTCACAAATCAGACTGCCGCGACGAACCCTG CGTTCGCGTGGCTGAGGTGCGACAGGGAGGACGTGGAGGACTGCGCGAGCTTCCTCCGCGGGCACAAGATCCTGACGAGGAGCGGGGCGCAGTTCGGGGCCGACCCGAGGTACGTCCGGGTGAGCATGCTCGACAGGGATGACGCCTTCCTCATCTTCGTCAACCGCCTCGCGTCTCTGGGCTGA